In Alicyclobacillus macrosporangiidus CPP55, a single window of DNA contains:
- a CDS encoding DUF2140 family protein yields MWKKAFIALLSVNLAVLALLGLWWGSLPKAGSVPTPAPAAGEKPATFQLALDQDAINTYLEYAVSEQPDLKAVLAYAHVQFDDHWRIQLGFKLQDQVVPADVVFTPSISGGDVTLHMESATVGAIPAIPVPESALFFVFKHLPWPNWIGVDAEHANLQLYLSRRPQRPYGVQVIGYDPAQKLLTLRVSILPKSLLSAKGGTG; encoded by the coding sequence CTGTCGGTGAATCTGGCCGTGTTGGCCTTGTTGGGCCTGTGGTGGGGTTCCCTGCCGAAGGCCGGATCGGTGCCAACGCCGGCACCGGCGGCGGGGGAGAAACCCGCCACATTCCAGCTGGCGTTGGATCAGGACGCCATCAACACCTACCTGGAATACGCCGTCTCCGAGCAGCCGGATCTGAAGGCCGTCCTAGCGTACGCCCACGTGCAGTTCGATGACCACTGGCGCATACAGCTCGGCTTCAAGCTGCAGGACCAGGTCGTGCCGGCCGACGTCGTGTTCACCCCCTCGATCTCGGGTGGAGACGTCACCCTGCACATGGAGTCCGCGACCGTCGGCGCCATCCCAGCCATCCCGGTGCCGGAGAGCGCCCTGTTCTTTGTGTTCAAACATCTTCCGTGGCCGAACTGGATCGGCGTCGACGCCGAGCACGCGAATCTCCAACTCTACCTGTCCAGGCGCCCGCAGCGGCCGTACGGTGTGCAGGTGATCGGTTACGATCCCGCGCAAAAGCTGCTCACCCTCCGCGTCTCGATCCTCCCCAAATCCCTGCTCTCCGCCAAAGGCGGCACAGGATGA
- a CDS encoding spore germination protein: MNVPGWLARLFTIDDGVVEEPFSLLEDSPSPAQPSTETGTADDKGEANAEKAKSGKGQGQEGGAAGGGAPDAGGRAVRPASPAQADSARDTGSGPAEVEVIKPIPLGEYIRQSAQAQVKSQESGLEDKVPAEIGAVRKAIEQLFHADVNKDIVIRDFVIQAESRETTEGGSTKPWRALAVFIDGMVDKMTINTHILQPLMLLTAIADEPVERRLQTVSEALLPGNQVTKFEDWKDVVPGILSGCTAVFVDGSPGALIVETRGWEHRTVGLAQTETVVRGPHEGFTESFRANTGLVRAELRCKDLITEMMHVGRLAPTDVAVMYVKGVVNPKLVDEVKRRIQAIDVDYLPDSGLLEQFIEDNPRLVVPTTLTTERPDRIAHMLMEGHVAIFVGNSPFAIAVPVVFWQLVHSPEDAYLRFPFGSFLRLLRWLALSLALLTPALYVSITNYHPEMIPTDLMLAIAGSREQVPFPVITEILMMEFSIELIREAGIRIPSVIGPTIGIVGALIIGQAAVQAGIVSPLLVIVIAVTALASFAIPNYNLAFGVRTMRFVFLTAAAVFGFYGLTLALCWAAARLAVQKSFGVPMLSPVAPRMDTSKDVFLRGPAYVMNQRPVYLQTQQSLREQLATRPWSKATMPNAIRQFGDSVRSPRKGGKH; the protein is encoded by the coding sequence GTGAACGTGCCTGGATGGCTGGCACGCCTGTTCACCATCGACGACGGAGTGGTGGAGGAGCCGTTCTCCCTTCTCGAAGATAGCCCCAGCCCGGCGCAGCCCAGCACGGAAACGGGGACGGCGGACGACAAGGGCGAGGCGAACGCGGAGAAAGCCAAGAGCGGCAAGGGCCAAGGCCAAGAAGGAGGAGCGGCCGGAGGCGGGGCGCCGGACGCCGGTGGCCGCGCTGTTCGTCCAGCTTCCCCTGCGCAGGCGGATTCCGCCCGGGACACCGGGTCAGGGCCGGCGGAGGTCGAAGTCATCAAGCCCATTCCGCTCGGAGAGTACATCCGTCAGTCCGCTCAGGCCCAGGTGAAGTCCCAGGAGTCCGGCCTCGAGGACAAGGTTCCGGCCGAGATCGGCGCGGTTCGCAAGGCGATCGAACAGCTGTTTCACGCCGACGTCAACAAGGACATCGTGATCCGCGACTTCGTCATCCAAGCGGAGTCACGGGAGACCACGGAGGGCGGGAGCACGAAGCCCTGGCGGGCGCTGGCGGTGTTCATCGACGGAATGGTCGACAAGATGACCATCAACACGCACATCCTGCAACCGCTGATGCTGTTGACGGCCATCGCGGATGAGCCGGTGGAACGCCGGCTTCAGACGGTGTCGGAGGCCCTCTTGCCCGGCAACCAGGTGACGAAGTTTGAGGACTGGAAGGACGTGGTGCCCGGTATTTTGTCGGGATGCACGGCGGTGTTCGTCGATGGGTCGCCCGGGGCGCTGATTGTCGAGACGCGCGGTTGGGAGCACCGCACCGTCGGCCTCGCGCAGACGGAGACCGTGGTGCGCGGGCCGCACGAAGGGTTCACCGAGAGCTTTCGCGCCAACACCGGCCTGGTGCGGGCGGAGCTGCGTTGCAAAGACCTGATCACAGAGATGATGCACGTCGGCAGGCTGGCGCCGACCGACGTGGCCGTGATGTACGTCAAAGGGGTGGTCAACCCCAAGCTGGTCGACGAGGTCAAGCGCCGCATCCAGGCCATCGACGTCGACTACCTGCCGGACAGCGGGTTGCTCGAGCAGTTCATCGAGGACAATCCGCGCCTGGTGGTGCCGACCACGCTGACCACGGAGCGCCCCGACCGGATCGCCCACATGCTGATGGAGGGCCACGTCGCCATCTTCGTCGGGAACAGCCCGTTCGCCATCGCGGTGCCGGTGGTGTTTTGGCAGCTGGTGCACTCTCCGGAGGACGCCTACCTCCGTTTTCCGTTCGGGTCGTTCCTGCGCCTCTTGCGCTGGCTGGCCCTCAGCCTGGCGCTCCTGACGCCGGCGTTGTACGTGTCCATCACGAACTACCACCCGGAGATGATCCCGACCGACCTGATGCTCGCCATCGCCGGCAGCCGGGAGCAGGTGCCGTTCCCAGTGATCACGGAGATCCTGATGATGGAGTTCTCCATCGAGCTCATCCGGGAGGCTGGCATCCGCATCCCGTCCGTGATCGGCCCGACCATCGGGATCGTGGGCGCCTTGATCATCGGCCAGGCGGCGGTGCAGGCGGGGATCGTCAGCCCCTTGTTGGTCATCGTGATCGCGGTGACCGCGCTCGCGTCATTCGCCATCCCCAACTATAACCTGGCCTTCGGGGTGCGCACCATGCGGTTCGTCTTTCTGACGGCTGCGGCGGTGTTCGGGTTCTACGGGTTGACGTTGGCGCTGTGTTGGGCAGCGGCGCGCCTGGCGGTGCAGAAGTCTTTCGGCGTGCCGATGCTCAGCCCCGTGGCGCCGCGCATGGACACCTCGAAGGACGTGTTCCTGCGCGGGCCGGCGTACGTGATGAACCAACGGCCGGTGTACCTGCAAACGCAGCAGTCCTTGCGGGAACAGCTGGCCACCCGGCCCTGGAGCAAGGCCACGATGCCGAACGCCATACGCCAGTTCGGGGATTCGGTTCGCTCGCCGCGGAAAGGGGGAAAACATTAG
- a CDS encoding GerAB/ArcD/ProY family transporter, with product MPRVQEKARVGAKELTAMMTVLVAIHVFLDYPAYVSKYGLEAAWMEPVISGVVALILFLCAEMMLRRYFPNDSIVEVVRGTLGPWAAGCIALVFAAYLILITASIMREFMENVITSVLPATPILVVGGLFILTVGYMVHTGLEGIARVSTMAWPVLVLGVLALCLLTINYWHPYFLVPFWGKGPSQVLLGSVNSTAIFLNVLLLCVVYPHAHNPRDLRRVGVISTIQTVIVLTGFILCYHMVFAPEETTKLASPMYAVARLIHIGHFVQRLESVFVFMWVSAAVVKLAITLWSAAYLLAAGFGWPTYRPLLPALCMLCLAISLLPHDVASAFEMHGDVLMRWGWIISFAAPLLLLGAGILRRRRERTRRA from the coding sequence GTGCCGAGGGTACAGGAGAAGGCGCGCGTCGGCGCCAAGGAACTGACCGCGATGATGACGGTCCTCGTGGCGATACACGTGTTTCTCGACTATCCGGCCTACGTGTCCAAGTACGGGCTGGAGGCGGCGTGGATGGAGCCGGTGATCTCCGGCGTTGTGGCGCTGATCTTGTTTCTGTGCGCGGAGATGATGCTTCGGCGGTATTTCCCGAACGACAGCATCGTCGAGGTGGTCCGGGGGACGCTCGGCCCCTGGGCCGCCGGATGCATTGCCCTGGTGTTCGCCGCCTATCTCATCCTCATCACGGCCAGCATTATGCGCGAGTTCATGGAGAACGTTATCACGTCCGTCCTCCCGGCCACGCCCATCCTGGTGGTGGGCGGGCTGTTCATCCTGACGGTGGGGTACATGGTCCATACCGGGCTGGAGGGAATCGCGCGCGTCTCCACGATGGCCTGGCCTGTCCTGGTCCTTGGCGTACTGGCCCTGTGCCTGTTGACCATCAACTACTGGCATCCGTACTTCCTCGTACCGTTTTGGGGCAAGGGACCTAGCCAGGTCCTGCTTGGCAGCGTCAACTCCACCGCCATCTTCCTCAACGTGCTGTTGCTGTGCGTGGTCTACCCGCACGCGCACAACCCGCGCGATCTGCGGAGAGTCGGTGTCATCAGCACGATCCAGACGGTCATTGTCCTGACCGGTTTCATCCTGTGCTACCACATGGTGTTCGCCCCCGAGGAGACCACCAAGCTGGCATCGCCGATGTACGCGGTCGCCCGTTTGATTCACATCGGCCACTTCGTCCAACGCTTGGAGAGCGTGTTCGTGTTCATGTGGGTGAGCGCCGCCGTGGTGAAGTTGGCGATCACGCTGTGGTCCGCTGCCTATCTTTTGGCCGCCGGGTTCGGGTGGCCCACGTACCGGCCGCTGCTGCCTGCCCTGTGCATGTTGTGCTTGGCCATTAGCCTTCTGCCGCACGATGTGGCCTCCGCGTTCGAGATGCACGGAGATGTCCTGATGCGTTGGGGCTGGATCATCTCCTTCGCGGCGCCGCTGTTGCTGCTGGGCGCCGGCATCCTGCGCAGACGAAGGGAGCGTACCCGCCGTGCTTAG
- the rnhA gene encoding ribonuclease HI, producing the protein MTPPKPITKEVTIYTDGACSGNPGAGGWAAVLQYRDTVKEISGGDPHTTNQRMELTAAYEALRRLKEPCRVTLYSDSAYLINCFRQKWYLSWRRNGWKNSKGEPVQNRDLWEKLLAEVERHQVRFEKVRGHAGVAWNERCDQLARAAVPK; encoded by the coding sequence ATGACCCCGCCGAAACCCATCACCAAAGAGGTGACCATCTACACGGACGGCGCCTGTTCCGGGAACCCCGGCGCGGGCGGGTGGGCGGCTGTCCTGCAGTACCGCGACACCGTCAAGGAGATCTCTGGAGGCGATCCGCACACCACCAATCAGCGGATGGAGCTCACCGCGGCCTACGAGGCGCTGCGCCGTTTGAAGGAACCTTGCCGCGTCACTCTGTACAGTGACTCGGCCTACCTCATCAACTGCTTTCGCCAGAAGTGGTACCTGTCTTGGCGGCGCAACGGCTGGAAGAACAGCAAAGGCGAACCCGTGCAAAACCGCGACCTCTGGGAAAAGCTCCTGGCCGAGGTGGAACGGCATCAGGTGCGCTTCGAGAAGGTGCGCGGTCACGCGGGGGTCGCCTGGAACGAGCGCTGCGACCAATTGGCCCGGGCGGCGGTGCCCAAGTGA
- the queG gene encoding tRNA epoxyqueuosine(34) reductase QueG: MSELSLETLRELGREAGLDAVGATTADPFPEMVPRLEAYAARGRTGFEHDQVENRIDPRRWMPEARSLVAAAMAYLTPEGRQVARRHPRDGRRGVVTVYSYGDDYHSVLAKRLRRLAELMEAEVGRPIRYRIAVDTSPLVDRRVAERAGIGWVGKNCVFYSPEHGSFVFLGTLLTDVEVEPAQAAVPPKCGACTCCLAACPTGALIAPGVIDARRCLSYITQMKGIIPREFRIPMGRRVWGCDTCQWACPENRGIDAAKHAEYRPEEELAYPDLLEILSWSNRTFERRLGHTAAAWRGLRTWQRNALIALGNCRDEAAVPHIIPFLRHDRRELRASAAWALWRIGGEAARQAVADAYAAEQDPEVKAEMAWAVHLRDA; this comes from the coding sequence GTGAGCGAGTTGTCTCTCGAGACCCTCCGGGAGCTCGGCCGGGAGGCTGGACTTGATGCCGTCGGCGCCACCACGGCCGATCCGTTTCCCGAGATGGTGCCTCGCCTCGAAGCATACGCAGCGCGGGGGCGAACCGGCTTCGAACACGATCAGGTGGAAAACCGGATTGACCCGAGGCGGTGGATGCCGGAAGCCCGGTCTCTGGTGGCCGCTGCCATGGCGTATCTCACGCCGGAAGGCCGGCAGGTGGCGCGCCGGCACCCGCGGGACGGGCGGCGCGGCGTGGTGACTGTGTATTCCTACGGCGACGACTACCACAGCGTGCTCGCGAAGCGTCTGCGGCGCTTGGCGGAGTTGATGGAGGCCGAGGTGGGGCGGCCCATCCGCTACCGGATCGCCGTCGACACCTCTCCGTTGGTGGACCGGCGTGTGGCGGAGCGGGCAGGCATCGGCTGGGTGGGCAAAAACTGCGTGTTTTACAGCCCGGAGCACGGGTCGTTCGTCTTCCTCGGCACCCTGTTGACGGATGTCGAGGTGGAGCCCGCACAGGCTGCGGTGCCGCCAAAGTGCGGTGCCTGCACCTGTTGCCTGGCGGCCTGTCCGACGGGGGCGCTCATTGCCCCCGGGGTAATTGACGCCCGCCGCTGCCTGTCGTACATCACACAGATGAAAGGCATCATCCCGCGCGAGTTCCGCATCCCGATGGGCCGCCGGGTGTGGGGGTGCGACACCTGCCAGTGGGCGTGCCCGGAGAACCGGGGGATCGACGCGGCGAAGCACGCCGAGTACCGGCCCGAGGAGGAGTTGGCATATCCGGACCTCCTGGAGATCCTGTCCTGGAGCAACCGGACGTTTGAACGCCGTCTGGGCCATACGGCGGCGGCCTGGCGAGGGCTTCGGACGTGGCAACGCAATGCCCTCATCGCATTGGGCAATTGTCGGGACGAGGCGGCGGTGCCGCACATTATCCCGTTCCTCCGCCACGATCGCCGGGAGCTGCGGGCCAGTGCGGCCTGGGCCCTGTGGCGCATCGGCGGCGAGGCGGCCCGCCAGGCGGTGGCGGACGCGTACGCTGCCGAACAAGACCCCGAGGTCAAAGCGGAGATGGCCTGGGCGGTGCACTTAAGGGACGCGTAA
- a CDS encoding phosphotransferase encodes MIRRIRTRPLPPWMADLVKEFLRPPYFLQYLQQQPQSSGSPGDTGGKAANPGTPASSAAPSQPASPAGADVPRVARRPAAGAGSAPAAGASGEARGQNPKPRQDVVPAAHETAQTAKAAADGLPTGPVVERSGRWQNAFRSARIPPAVAKAYGWNVQSAEVGSGVVKVRTKRGVFALKRTDIPPERVRFIHELTQHLNADGFDAVPAFALTKSGDPFVQRGQAIYYATRWVAGNPVNFSSLPQVEAAATALARLHESSRGFEPDRESPAWAFDVAELTRRRAEDLRALLVRAEAARSQDGFDETLLRLAPQLRKDAERSLRILESSPCQAFLKEDAELPGVCHLDVIPSNLVFTPGRRVVLLDLDLATYAPRALDLGHLLRRVLQVQNWRHEAAYTCFSAYHQVRPLRAEEYLLIHGLLTFPYRAWRVAYTRYRLFRDPTQLDELRAFAEQEPRRQAFLEAYENQLQLRVP; translated from the coding sequence ATGATCAGGCGGATACGAACCCGGCCGTTGCCGCCGTGGATGGCGGATTTGGTCAAGGAGTTTCTCAGACCCCCGTACTTTCTCCAATACCTGCAACAGCAGCCACAGAGCAGTGGAAGCCCCGGCGATACTGGGGGAAAAGCTGCAAATCCTGGCACTCCCGCTTCCTCGGCTGCCCCTTCCCAGCCCGCCAGCCCTGCAGGCGCGGACGTCCCTCGGGTGGCCCGCCGTCCAGCGGCAGGCGCAGGTTCCGCCCCCGCGGCCGGCGCATCCGGGGAGGCCAGAGGACAGAACCCGAAACCCCGGCAGGATGTCGTGCCCGCGGCCCATGAGACAGCCCAAACGGCCAAGGCAGCGGCGGACGGCCTTCCGACAGGTCCTGTGGTGGAGCGGAGCGGGCGTTGGCAGAACGCCTTCCGGAGCGCACGCATCCCACCCGCGGTGGCCAAGGCATACGGCTGGAATGTGCAGTCCGCGGAGGTGGGGTCTGGTGTCGTCAAGGTGCGCACGAAACGCGGGGTCTTTGCCCTGAAGCGGACGGACATTCCCCCCGAAAGGGTGCGGTTCATCCACGAACTGACCCAGCATCTGAACGCGGACGGCTTTGACGCGGTCCCCGCCTTCGCCTTGACGAAATCGGGCGATCCGTTCGTCCAACGCGGCCAGGCGATCTATTATGCCACCCGCTGGGTGGCGGGCAACCCTGTCAACTTCTCCTCCCTGCCCCAGGTGGAAGCGGCAGCGACTGCGCTCGCCCGCTTGCACGAGTCCTCCCGGGGCTTTGAACCGGACCGGGAGAGCCCCGCCTGGGCCTTCGACGTCGCGGAATTGACCCGCCGCCGCGCGGAGGATCTGCGAGCTCTGCTGGTTCGGGCGGAGGCGGCTCGGTCCCAGGACGGTTTCGATGAAACCCTCCTGCGGCTGGCCCCGCAACTGCGCAAGGACGCCGAGCGTAGCCTGCGCATCCTGGAGAGCTCGCCGTGCCAGGCGTTTCTGAAAGAGGACGCGGAGCTGCCGGGTGTGTGTCATCTGGACGTGATCCCGTCCAATCTGGTGTTCACCCCTGGAAGACGGGTGGTGCTGCTCGACCTCGACCTGGCGACCTACGCCCCGCGCGCCCTCGACCTTGGGCACCTGCTGCGGCGGGTACTGCAGGTGCAAAATTGGCGGCACGAGGCCGCCTACACGTGCTTCTCCGCGTATCATCAGGTTCGCCCGTTGCGCGCGGAGGAATATCTGTTGATCCATGGATTGCTCACGTTCCCATACCGGGCCTGGCGAGTCGCGTACACCCGCTACCGGCTGTTCCGCGATCCCACCCAGCTCGATGAGCTGCGCGCGTTTGCCGAACAGGAACCGCGCCGTCAGGCGTTCCTGGAGGCATACGAAAACCAGCTCCAGTTACGCGTCCCTTAA
- a CDS encoding isocitrate/isopropylmalate family dehydrogenase, producing MSTHPTIVVMEGDQTGQELLLEALRVLDPAVIGAPLEFLRFDLSLENRRKTNNQVVYDAARAMVEHRYGLKAATITPETPGDVGSPNAILRKEIDGTVIVRTGRRIPGIAPPVGVFAPISVVRMAVDDAYGAKEWREEADGDEVAFRTERISRKVCRGVAEYAFQYAQRIGAKVFGGPKFTVSPVYEGMFKEELDAASKRYPGVPYEPQLIDATYALLLVKAGEALVIPALNRDGDCLSDLVLQMFGSIAGSESILLALDEQWQPKVIMAEAPHGTAPTLFGKNVANPMAMILAGAALLAHHPEKPYQQASRAIYEATLEAVMSGVRTADLGGGTTTTEFTDEVIRRVRTKLEVWSTLGDAGR from the coding sequence ATGTCGACGCATCCGACCATTGTCGTAATGGAAGGAGATCAGACCGGGCAGGAGTTGTTGCTGGAGGCCTTGCGCGTCCTCGATCCGGCCGTGATTGGCGCGCCGCTGGAGTTTCTGCGGTTTGACCTGAGTTTGGAGAACCGGCGCAAGACGAACAACCAGGTGGTGTACGATGCCGCCCGTGCCATGGTGGAGCACCGGTACGGCCTGAAGGCCGCGACCATCACCCCGGAGACGCCGGGGGACGTGGGCAGCCCGAACGCCATCCTGCGCAAGGAGATCGACGGGACCGTCATCGTGCGCACGGGCCGGCGAATCCCGGGCATTGCGCCGCCGGTCGGCGTGTTCGCACCCATCTCGGTCGTCCGCATGGCGGTGGACGACGCGTATGGCGCCAAGGAGTGGCGCGAGGAAGCGGACGGGGACGAAGTCGCCTTCCGCACCGAGCGCATCTCCCGCAAGGTGTGCCGCGGCGTCGCTGAATATGCCTTCCAATATGCGCAGCGAATCGGCGCGAAGGTGTTCGGCGGCCCGAAGTTCACCGTCAGCCCGGTCTACGAAGGCATGTTCAAGGAAGAGCTCGACGCCGCCAGCAAGCGCTACCCCGGCGTTCCGTACGAACCGCAGTTGATTGACGCCACGTATGCCCTGCTGCTGGTCAAAGCCGGCGAAGCGCTGGTCATCCCCGCCCTCAACCGGGACGGCGACTGCCTGTCCGACCTGGTCCTGCAGATGTTCGGGTCCATCGCTGGCTCCGAGTCCATCCTGCTGGCCCTGGACGAACAGTGGCAACCGAAGGTGATCATGGCGGAGGCCCCCCACGGCACGGCGCCCACGCTCTTCGGTAAAAACGTCGCAAACCCGATGGCGATGATCCTGGCGGGCGCAGCGCTGTTGGCCCACCACCCGGAGAAACCGTACCAGCAGGCGTCCCGCGCCATCTACGAGGCGACGCTGGAGGCCGTGATGAGCGGCGTTCGCACAGCCGATCTCGGCGGCGGCACGACGACCACCGAATTCACCGACGAGGTCATCCGCCGCGTCCGAACGAAACTCGAGGTCTGGAGCACACTGGGCGACGCCGGCCGGTAA
- a CDS encoding amidase domain-containing protein, protein MNEWTDAVRRYFDERNQAWVSQRLDPVLEAATAGEHPAWWADVRAGFERMHYAVRRRGSRLLRAHTRIRLHPPQVPADRANPGDAVTVRIDERITWVYQDGPGFGVESRSVEHRQRWVRRGGRWYLDQAWEADERMGLHPGAGRAGSAGTGSDPSLTGFRDWPEFHTIRACTRFDRVRALRYADLWWNGYHPAFVHLEDDCTNFVSQCLFAGRMPIRTSGTRAAGWWYRFPSGGRPAQWSFSWTTSHALYLYLVNHAGAREVADPRELHIGDLVFYDWSGNGKFHHSTIVTDFNHQGDPLVNAHTTPSFRRHYRYLDSRAWTPRTRYAFVRLPDEFCPEM, encoded by the coding sequence ATGAACGAATGGACGGATGCCGTGCGCCGGTACTTTGATGAACGCAACCAGGCCTGGGTGTCGCAGCGCCTCGATCCCGTGCTGGAGGCGGCCACTGCGGGTGAACATCCCGCCTGGTGGGCGGATGTGCGCGCTGGATTCGAGCGCATGCACTACGCCGTTCGCCGCCGGGGCAGCCGGCTATTGCGGGCGCACACGCGCATCCGGCTGCACCCGCCGCAGGTGCCGGCAGATCGCGCCAACCCGGGGGATGCGGTCACCGTGCGGATCGACGAGCGGATCACTTGGGTGTACCAGGACGGGCCCGGTTTCGGGGTGGAGTCGCGCAGCGTGGAGCACCGGCAGCGGTGGGTGCGCCGCGGCGGGCGTTGGTACCTGGACCAGGCGTGGGAAGCGGACGAGCGTATGGGGCTGCACCCCGGTGCGGGCAGGGCGGGATCGGCCGGGACCGGATCGGATCCGTCCCTGACCGGTTTTCGTGACTGGCCCGAGTTCCACACGATCCGCGCTTGCACCCGGTTCGATCGCGTTCGCGCCCTGCGCTACGCCGATCTGTGGTGGAACGGGTATCACCCGGCCTTCGTGCACCTGGAGGACGACTGCACCAACTTCGTGTCTCAGTGCCTGTTCGCCGGGCGGATGCCGATACGCACCAGCGGAACGCGCGCAGCCGGATGGTGGTACCGTTTCCCGTCCGGGGGAAGACCTGCTCAGTGGAGCTTCAGCTGGACCACTTCCCACGCCCTGTACTTGTACCTGGTGAACCACGCAGGCGCGCGCGAAGTGGCAGACCCGCGGGAGCTGCATATCGGGGACCTCGTGTTCTACGATTGGTCGGGCAACGGGAAGTTTCACCACAGCACCATCGTCACCGATTTCAATCACCAGGGCGATCCGCTCGTCAATGCACATACCACGCCGAGTTTTCGCCGCCATTACCGCTACCTCGACAGCCGGGCCTGGACGCCGCGGACCCGGTACGCCTTCGTCCGCCTGCCGGACGAATTCTGCCCTGAAATGTGA
- the trmL gene encoding tRNA (uridine(34)/cytosine(34)/5-carboxymethylaminomethyluridine(34)-2'-O)-methyltransferase TrmL, translating to MFHIVLVEPEIPANTGNISRTCAATGCVLHLVRPLGFSTDDKYLKRAGLDYWHLLDIRYHDSIQEVWDKHPEGRFFYLSTKGRSAYTEVRYQPGDFLVFGKETRGLPDWVLARDPEHVLRIPIRAEARSLNLSNSVAIVVFEAFRQLGFPGLRV from the coding sequence GTGTTCCACATCGTGCTGGTTGAACCGGAGATCCCCGCGAATACGGGGAACATCTCGCGCACCTGCGCGGCGACCGGCTGCGTGCTGCATCTGGTACGCCCGCTCGGTTTTTCCACGGATGACAAATACCTCAAGCGAGCCGGCCTCGACTATTGGCACCTCCTCGACATTCGGTACCACGACTCCATTCAGGAGGTTTGGGACAAGCACCCGGAAGGCCGGTTTTTCTACCTGTCGACAAAAGGGCGCAGCGCCTATACGGAGGTGCGGTACCAACCAGGGGACTTTCTCGTCTTCGGCAAGGAGACCCGGGGGCTGCCCGATTGGGTGTTGGCACGCGACCCGGAGCATGTGCTGCGCATCCCCATTCGTGCCGAAGCCCGGTCGTTGAACCTGTCGAACTCCGTGGCCATCGTCGTGTTTGAGGCGTTTCGCCAGCTCGGGTTTCCGGGACTGCGTGTGTGA
- a CDS encoding HAD family hydrolase, with protein sequence MTRLRALLFDLDGTLLPFDHERFMKGYFQKLVPAVAEVVDPERIVGQIWKATEAMISNEDPELTNEAAFRRAFFTATGYPEAVWDCFARFYETGFPELATLTEPTPISREICRTALDKGYMVVLATNPIFPDTAVRHRMRWAGIDDIPFALVTTMEHMHYCKPNPKYYVEIMERLDLAPYECMMIGNDVQEDGVAGKLGMETFLVTDCLIDRGVGHLEFTHRGTLEDVLRFVQALPVRPEAE encoded by the coding sequence GTGACGCGTCTGCGCGCGCTGTTGTTCGATCTCGATGGCACGTTGCTGCCGTTCGATCACGAACGGTTCATGAAGGGATATTTTCAAAAGTTGGTCCCGGCGGTGGCAGAGGTCGTGGATCCCGAGCGGATCGTCGGCCAGATCTGGAAGGCCACCGAAGCGATGATCAGCAACGAGGACCCGGAGCTGACCAACGAGGCGGCCTTCCGGCGCGCATTTTTCACCGCCACCGGATACCCGGAGGCGGTTTGGGATTGCTTTGCGCGGTTCTACGAGACGGGATTCCCGGAACTCGCCACGCTGACTGAACCCACACCAATTTCTCGGGAAATCTGTCGAACCGCGCTGGACAAGGGGTACATGGTGGTCCTCGCGACCAATCCCATCTTCCCGGACACCGCCGTTCGCCACCGCATGCGCTGGGCAGGCATCGACGATATCCCCTTCGCCCTCGTCACCACGATGGAACACATGCACTACTGCAAGCCGAACCCGAAGTATTACGTGGAGATCATGGAACGCCTCGATCTCGCTCCGTACGAATGTATGATGATTGGAAACGACGTTCAGGAGGATGGGGTGGCGGGGAAACTGGGAATGGAGACGTTCCTCGTGACCGATTGCCTGATTGACCGCGGGGTGGGGCATCTGGAGTTCACGCACCGGGGAACGCTCGAGGACGTGCTCCGCTTTGTCCAGGCGCTGCCCGTGCGCCCGGAGGCTGAGTGA